One window of Phocoena phocoena chromosome 13, mPhoPho1.1, whole genome shotgun sequence genomic DNA carries:
- the GOLGA3 gene encoding golgin subfamily A member 3, giving the protein MDGAAAVQEGLLEDRPGSGISACPEAPPEPTGSLTSLDQWDEAQCAGVEVDRASDEGGSQGDTCPNGPAPQFPDPPLSVGPEASPGSTEAPVPLEKEQQVRLQARKQLEEQLRQYRAKRQQERSSQPVTKTRLFSTLDPELMLNPETLPRASAVAMTKEYSFLRTSVPRGPKVGSLGLLAHPKEKKSFKSSKIRSLADYRTEDSDARNSGGNVPAPDSARASLEQNRGSGTSVVSELSLCPEADDRLEDASLTGDNVSEADGTESDSSSYSSVSARGTAGLPVNTGGVRQAPCGVSSQEIAASALGQLPSISDVLQAAAAERQEQRQKVNGETRRRADSICSSVSMESSVAETHDEMLQVLKEKMRLEGQLEALSLEASQALKEKAELQAQLATLHTKLRAQLEHSHSSQQRQDSLSSEVDTLKQSCWDLEQAMSALQNMLEAKNASLASSNSDLRLAEGQYQRLMAKVEEMQRGILSKDNTVHDLRQQMTALQSQLQQVQLERTTLTSKLKASQAEIASLQSVRQWYQQQLALAQEARVRLQGEMAHIQIGQMSQAGLLEHLKLENVSLSHQLTETQQRSIKEKERIAAQLQGIEADMLDQEAAFLQIQEAKTMVEEDLQRRLEEFEDEKQQLQTTVASAAALEQQLEQVKLTLHQRDQQLEALQQEHLDLLKQFTSTQETLQSREQALGDLQLHYDELQARLDELQGEAAARDDAIRFLQNEKIVLEVAVQAAQSGREEFDREAKCLEEGAQGTSETLEQLTQELAIKSSQVEHLQQEAASLKKQAQKTKEQFLQQKVMVEAYRRDATSKDQLIGELKAAKRRLDSEVKEQRQEAVRLQGEKRAAEVQRLHLQREASQARQQVVDLEGHLQSTQRERDEMETHLQSLRFDKEQVAALTEANEVLKKQIEELQQEATRAITEQKRKMKQLGSDLSSARKEMKTKHKAYENAVGILSRRLQEALAAKEAAEAELSQLRARVASGGSDHTLHERVQALEAELQAVGHSKRMLEGELQEVIALTSQQLEEQRERVLELEDELQESRGFRRKIKCLEESNKKLALDLEHERGKLMGLGQSSAALREHNGILETALAKREADLVQLNLQVQAVLQRKEEEDRQMKQLVQALQAALQKERVMVHSLKEQVAAAQGEAGHNRRHFKAATLELSEVKKELQAKEREVQRLQAEADGLQIQEGKHFQEIAQFQAELAEARTQLQLLQKQLDEQLSKEPIGNQEMENLKWEVDQKEREIQSLKQQLDVTERQSKQELDGIQQSMQNIKSELEVVREDLSLTQKDKFMLQAKVSELRSNMKTLLQQNQQLKLDLRRGAAKVRKEPKGEASSSSPVTPVKIPDCPVPASLLEELLRPPPAVSKEPLKNLNSCLQQLKQEMDSLQRQMEAHAVTVHQSLSSWTQGDPASPSRLGDHANPRGDTEQHGQSGATREHFGAVTAEHPHPECL; this is encoded by the exons tcAAGTCAACCTGTAACTAAAACGAGACTTTTTAGCACACTTGATCCTGAACTCATGTTGAACCCAGAAACCTTACCGAGGGCCAGTGCCGTGGCTATGACCAAAGAATATTCCTTCCTGCGCACCAGCGTCCCTCGGGGGCCGAAGGTGGGCAGCTTAGGGCTCCTGGCAcatcctaaggagaaaaaaagtttcaaatcAAGCAAAATTCGGTCTCTGGCTGATTACAGAACTGAAGATTCAGACGCTCGGAATTCTGGTGGAAATGTTCCGGCTCCGGACTCTGCCAGGGCCTCCCTGGAGCAGAACCGAGGCAGTGGGACGTCAGTGGTGTCTGAGCTCAGCTTGTGTCCCGAGGCCGACGACCGCCTGGAGGATGCGTCCCTGACGGGGGACAATGTGTCCGAGGCTGACGGGACCGAGAGTGACAGCTCCTCCTATAGCAGCGTCTCTGCCCGAGGGACGGCCGGCCTTCCAGTGAACACGGGGGGCGTGCGCCAGGCCCCCTGTGGGGTCAGCAGCCAGGAGATCGCCGCCAGCGCCCTGGGCCAGCTCCCCTCCATCTCGGATGTCCTCCAGGCCGCAGCCGCCGAGCGCCAAGAGCAGAGGCAGAAGGTCAACGGGGAGACGCGGCGCCGGGCCGACAGCATCTGCAGCAG CGTGTCCATGGAAAGCTCTGTTGCTGAAACTCATGATGAAATGTTGCAggttcttaaagaaaaaatgagactCGAAGGACAGCTGGAAGCTTTATCATTAGAGGCCAGTCAG GCACTTAAAGAAAAGGCCGAGCTGCAAGCGCAGCTGGCCACCCTGCACACGAAGCTGCGGGCACAGCTGGAGCACAGCCACAGCAGCCAGCAGAGGCAGGACTCGCTCAGTTCGGAGGTGGACACCTTAAAGCAGTCTTGCTGGGACCTCGAGCAGGCAATGAGCGCTCTGCAGAACATGCTGGAAGCCAAGAATGCTAGCCTGGCCTCCTCCAACAGCGACCTGCGGCTGGCAGAGGGGCAGTACCAGAGACTCATGGCCAAAGTGGAGGAGATGCAGAGGGGCATCCTCAGCAAGGACAACACAG TGCATGACCTGCGGCAGCAGATGACAGCCTTGCAGAGCCAACTGCAGCAGGTGCAGCTGGAGCGCACTACGCTGACCAGCAAGCTGAAGGCGTCCCAGGCCGAGATTGCGTCCCTGCAGAGTGTCCGGCAGTGGTACCAGCAGCAGCTTGCTCTGGCCCAGGAGGCCCGGGTCCGGCTGCAGGGCGAGATGGCCCACATCCAG attggaCAGATGAGCCAGGCGGGCCTCCTGGAGCACCTGAAGCTTGAGAATGTGTCCCTGTCCCACCAGCTGACGGAGACCCAGCAGAGGTCGATCAAGGAGAAGGAGCGCATTGCCGCCCAGCTCCAGGGCATCGAG GCTGACATGTTGGACCAGGAAGCTGCCTTTCTGCAGATTCAGGAGGCGAAGACGATGGTGGAGGAGGACCTGCAGAGGAGGCTGGAGGAGTTCGAAGATGAGAAGCAGCAGCTGCAGACGACAGTGGCCTCGGCGGCGGCCCTGGAGCAGCAGCTGGAGCAG GTGAAGCTGACTTTGCATCAGCGAGACCAGCAGCTTGAGGCTTTGCAGCAGGAGCACCTGGACCTGTTGAAGCAGTTCACCTCGACGCAGGAGACTTTGCAGAGCAGGGAGCAGGCCCTCGGGGACCTGCAGCTACACTACGACGAGCTGCAGGCCAGGCTGGATGAGCTGCAGGGGGAGGCCGCTGCAAGGGATGATGCCATCCGTTTCCTGCAGAACGAGAAGATCGTCTTGGAGGTGGCTGTGCAGGCAGCCCAGAGCGGCAGGGAGGAGTTTGATAGAGAGGCAAAATGCCTGGAAGAGGGTGCCCAGGGCACGTCAGAGACTTTAGAGCAATTGACACAGGAATTAGCCATCAAGTCCAGCCAG GTGGAGCACCTGCAGCAAGAAGCTGCCTCCCTGAAAAAGCAGGCACAGAAGACAAAGGAGCAGTTTCTTCAACAGAAG GTGATGGTGGAGGCCTACCGCCGGGACGCCACCTCCAAAGACCAGCTCATCGGCGAGCTGAAGGCCGCAAAGAGGAGGCTGGACTCGGAGGTGAAGGAGCAGCGGCAGGAGGCCGTCAGACTTCAGGGGGAGAAGAGGGCCGCGGAGGTGCAGCGCTTGCACCTGCAGAGGGAGGCGTCACAGGCCCGTCAGCAGGTGGTGGATCTTGAAGGTCATCTCCAGTCCACGCAGAGGGAGCGCGACGAGATGGAGACGCACTTACAG TCTTTGCGGTTCGATAAAGAGCAGGTGGCTGCTCTCACGGAGGCCAACGAGGTGCTCAAGAAACAAATAGAAGAGCTGCAGCAAGAAGCCACGAG GGCCATCACTGAGCAGAAGCGGAAGATGAAGCAGCTGGGCTCAGACCTGAGCAGCGCACGGAAGGAGATGAAGACCAAGCACAAGGCCTACGAGAACGCCGTGGGCATCCTCAGCCGCCGCCTGCAGGAGGCCCTCGCGGCCAAGGAGGCGGCCGAGGCCGAGCTGAGCCAGCTGAGAGCCCGGGTGGCCAGTGGCGGCAGCGACCACACCCTGCAC GAGCGGGTCCAGGCCCTGGAGGCGGAGCTGCAGGCTGTGGGCCACAGCAAGAGGATGCTGGAGGGGGAGCTGCAGGAGGTCATCGCGCTGACCAGCCAGCAGCTGGAGGAGCAGCGGGAGAGGGTGCTGGAGCTGGAGGACGAG CTGCAAGAGTCCAGAGGCTTCAGGAGGAAGATAAAGTGCCTTGAGGAGTCGAATAAGAAGTTGGCTCTGGACTTAGAGCATGAGAGAGGGAAGCTTATGGGCCTTGGACAGTCCAGCGCGGCCCTGAGGGAACACAACGGCATCTTAGAGACAGCTTTAGCCAAGAGGGAAGCAGACCTGGTCCAGCTAAACCTGCAG GTGCAGGCAGTTTTGCAGCGCAAAGAGGAGGAGGACCGCCAGATGAAGCAGCTCGTCCAGGCCTTGCAGGCCGCGCTACAGAAGGAAAGGGTGATGGTGCACAGCCTCAAGGAGCAG GTTGCTGCCGCCCAGGGGGAAGCGGGGCACAACCGCCGCCATTTTAAGGCCGCCACCTTAGAGCTGAGCGAGGTGAAGAAGGAGCTGCAGGCCAAGGAGCGGGAGGTGCAGAGGCTGCAGGCGGAGGCAGATGGGCTCCA GATTCAGGAGGGGAAACATTTCCAGGAAATAGCACAGTTCCAGGCAGAGCTGGCAGAGGCCCGGACCCAGCTCCAGCTCCTACAGAAGCAGCTGGATGAGCAGCTGAGCAAAGAGCCCATAGGAAACCAAGAG ATGGAAAATCTCAAAtgggaggtggatcagaaagagagagaaatccagTCCTTGAAGCAGCAGCTGGATGTGACTGAGCGGCAGAGTAAACAGGAGTTGGATGGGATACAGCAGTCAATGCAG aaTATTAAATCTGAGCTGGAGGTGGTGCGGGAAGACCTGTCCCTGACCCAGAAAGACAAATTCATGCTTCAAGCTAAAGTGTCGGAACTGAGGAGCAACATGAAGACGCTGCTCCAGCAAAACCAGCAGCTCAAGCTGGACCTGCGGCGGGGAGCAGCCAAGGTG agaaaggagCCGAAGGGAGAAGCCAGCTCTTCCAGCCCCGTGACGCCGGTGAAGATCCCTGACTGCCCCGTGCCGGCCTCGCTTTTGGAGGAGCTGCTGCGGCCCCCGCCTGCCGTGAGCAAGGAGCCCCTCAAGAACCTCAACAGCTGCCTCCAGCAACTCAA GCAGGAGATGGACAGCCTGCAGCGCCAGATGGAGGCTCATGCAGTCACTGTGCACCAGTCGTTGTCCTCGTGGACTCAGGGGGACCCCGCCAGCCCCTCCCGCCTGGGCGATCACGCCAACCCCAGAGGAGACACGGAGCAACACGGGCAGAGCGGGGCCACGAGAGAGCACTTTGGAGCGGTGACCGCCGAGCATCCCCACCCCGAGTGTTTGTAG